TGCGGTGACAGTTGATGGCACCTAACAAGTAGGTCGCACAGGTAGATGAGAATCAGCTGAAATATAGTGTAAAGAAAACTTGAGATAATATGAAATgctaaaattcaatttaaactCAGTATGTGTCAATTTGTgttctgaatgttttaataagCTTCGGATATCCTTCAGATTGTACTTAATAAGGTTTCCATAAGCCTTTTCAGCAACAGCCTTTTCATAACTATGGTATTCATCCTCCACAGTTAACCCCCAGAGTTATAGCTGCAGAGTTATAGCAcacacaaataaatacaataacatcACACAGCATGAGATTCATAAAATATCTGAGAACTAGGTGAACAGGAAATGACCATCACACTGATGATATAAAATGGCAAAGCAAGTGCATGCCATAACAGAGCAAGGGACTGACAGGACACGTGCATAACATGACCAAACAAGTTAAGAGAATCCACACAGCGATTGGAATTCCATGTAATACTCACTGATGAGCCACTGATTGGAGAAGTCTAACAGAGTGTGTTTACCGGCGTACTTCAGAATGAGCTGTGTTTTATGTGGTTGGACTGATAACTGACTGAGGTATATAACAGCCAAAAAACTCAGGCTTTCCACCTGCACAAACAAACTCATTTCAAGCTCAAAAAAGATTCCGCAAAATGTAAAGTATTAAGATTCTGATCATTCTGAACTGTGAACCCagcaatttcattttttattgattGTATGTTAGATCATTTTGAGGGTCAAGGGCGTTTAAATGGCATGATGAAGGGTGAACAATGTGTaggtaccctaggacacttatatttcgctagtatttagtttcgtgagtagcatacagagtaaaatttcgctgcaacttaatttcgcagctctgatgagtgcgaaaatatagtgatgtgaaaataaatgcagtggaacaaacatcattagattcctcaggtccagttccctggtacgaaatatttttttaatttgggactacagtacttttcagactataaaaCGTAattctatataagctgcatctgctttattttccaataaatgataatacaacaatacataagccgcacctttgaataggccgcagaactaaggactatgttttttaacgcggcagcaactttcctgtttaaaacggaacagtggaGAACAGCAccgtttcgtattatccgacgctttttaatttagtgcctaacgggacagtaccgtgaggcattgtttggcattgtttcgtattttctttcaccgcaaaagccactaattggagattcctgttaatgcgccctagcggttaaagaaaaagccacagattagccgcacccttatataagccgcatagctcaaatcatcagaaaaaagtagcggctaatagtccgaaaagtatggtagttttttatttgtgaaccacaggtagaaatgtgtaggcgatatcaataatgcaatttgattgcttgctgccatttgtttcctgtACTATCAATGAGATCAAGGTCCCTTCCGCAGTGACCtatgtggtaccaatattagaattcaagtatttatagcacgcggtggccatggctccaggttgttattgcttttggttggtaataaaattcatcaccacaattattattattcaattttatgactttccctattagactgtcatcctcatcagttacaaattcaatgactaaaccaatatcatcatcttcctaatttgtctaggcttttccaaaaaaaacttattatcttaatttgttttgccatgctgctcagtcggcgtattagctataatgagtttagcaaaaattacccaatgagccaaccacacacaaaacttgcctgcatttctaatatgacgattttattgtgaatatcaatgaacaaaaccatttaatttcgcgatttcgctcgttcgttatgatagtttagtttcgctcataaaatttttgcgagaggatgttgccgcaaaaatgctaaaattagatgccgcgaatacataagtgtcctagggtaggtcCACACACATTGTGGACTGACATCAAGTATAAAAATATTCTTGATTTAAAGGGACCTCTTGACTATCTTGATATAATTAGGACATTTACTGATTGAATAGTTTTGTTGAATATAACAGCTGTGAAGGTTAGTTATCACAGTTCAGGATTTAAAACATTATCAATGTGCTTACCGatatatgtttatgtatgtcAGTGAAAGGAATCATGTGTGTGACAAATACACTGGCTAAAGATTGTCTGGACAAACATGTTGGTCTATCTGCCACAGAAACGATTGCGTTTATGATTGCatgaaaaagtttattttgtaaATACCCTAACAGCAaatcaatttaattaattttcggTGAATAACGATGATAAAACACTTTCCACAAACAGCTGTTTAACTATAGACATAGATATTCTTACTTGTGACCAACATGTGAAGGTCCCCGGTGTCAATTGAAACTGTTCATAACTAATTCTAGTCAAGTTTAGCTGACAATGAGAAATCAATCAGCTGTCAAATTACATTTTGCGTCTCTGAAAATGAAGACACACAATACTTTGACAAAAAGAGCAGCCTAGAGACACCCCATGTCACGTtcagtatatgataaaagtgaggtAACAAGCAGAAGATAAAACTATAAATCTGTTTCAATTAAGTTGCCTGTTTCCCTATTTCCTTCCCATTCCTCCTTCCAACCAGCTTGAGGAAATAGATTGAATCACCTTCTCCTGTAGATCAGAGCTGAAACAGTTGATAGACAATATTAGACAAGTGAATAATTAAACAAGCTAAAACCCCTGCCTCTGAGGATGAATAGAGATGGAGAACCTGAGCTCTCATGCACTGTACTAAATTTGAAGCTAGAGAGACATACGTAGAgacaaacatttaaaatttgtgtTTATTGTATGTAATCATACACGGTATGAGATGGAAAGGTATGAGATGGTATAATATGGTATGGTATAAGATGGCACGACATAATATGGTATGGTATAAGATAGTGTGGTATAaaatggcatggtatgagatggtgtgGTATAAAATGGTATATGGTATGAGATAGTATGAAATAGTAAGAAATGGTATGGAAAATGATGGTATGGTAAGATATGGTATGATATGAAACGGTAAGACCTGGCATGGTAAGAGCTGGCACGGTATGAGCTGGCACAGTATGAGCTGGCCCGGTATGAGCTGGCACGGTATGAGCTGGCACGGTATGAGCTGGCACGGTATGAGCTGGCATGGTAGGAGCTGGCACAGTAGGAGCTGGCACGGTATGAGCTGACACGGTATGAGCTGGCACGGTATGAGCTGGCACGGTACGAGCTGGCACTGTACGAGCTGGCACGGTACGAGCTGGCACGGTACGAGCTGGCACGATACGAGCTGGCACGGTATGAGCTGGCACGGTACGAGCTGGCACGGTACAAgctggcatggtatgagatggcatagtATGACACGGCATGGTATGACATGGCATGAGATGGCATAGTATGAAGCGGCTTGGTGTCAGATGGTATGGTATAAGATGGTATGGCATGAGATGGTATGAAATGGTAAGGGACGATATGGTATGAgctggcatggtatgagatggcatggtatgagatggcatagtATGAGATGACAtagtatgagatggcatggtatgagacgcCGTGATATGAGATTGTATGAGATGGCATGAAATTAAAATGTATGACATGGCATGACATAAAATGTTATGGTATATGATGGTGTAGTATAAAATGGTATGGTATGGTATGAGCTAGTATAAAATTGCAATagatggtatgagatggcatggtatgagatgacatggtatgagatggcatggtatgagatagTATGAgatagtgttgggccggtaaggAGTAATCCGCTTTTACCGACACCGAGTGATTATCGGTATCCagaaaaccaatcattttcggtgacagctagttatccgtggtcggtttgatatgatcggtaaaTATTCGAgaaagcctatcggtaattgGTTATCCAGAAATACAGCATTACCAGCGACGTGTGCACGGGAGAATATTCTGCACAATGAGCTGCTTATGAAGAGCTCATTTGACATCTCGCCCACAACCGCTATCTAATGGAATGGGAAAGAAAtgagaaaatgaaaaagaaaaatcgCGCCTCAATTGAGGTTATGGTTAA
Above is a genomic segment from Watersipora subatra chromosome 6, tzWatSuba1.1, whole genome shotgun sequence containing:
- the LOC137398381 gene encoding uncharacterized PPE family protein PPE24-like, translated to MPSHTMSSHTMPSHTMPSHTMPAHTISSLTISYHLMPYHLIPYHLTPSRFILCHLMPCHTMPCHTMPSHTMPACTVPARTVPAHTVPARIVPARTVPARTVPARTVPARTVPAHTVPAHTVSAHTVPAPTVPAPTMPAHTVPAHTVPAHTVPAHTGPAHTVPAHTVPALTMPGEGDSIYFLKLVGRRNGKEIGKQAT